Within the Salvia hispanica cultivar TCC Black 2014 chromosome 4, UniMelb_Shisp_WGS_1.0, whole genome shotgun sequence genome, the region aatttgatatatgttatatgaatttaaagttttgggatttcttttaaaagttagttataactaaacatgtagttaattgacattaatacccctattgatatttttgggaattaattctatggccttattgacgtttttctttgatcgtattgacatttaaagATTGATGATCTAAgcctttaatttaaatatttaatggctattatttaattataattaataattaaattatgagttaGGAATATAACACTCACGTGATTACTCATGTGATTGAGTATTATCATATCTTACAAATATAGATCAACCAAACCCATGTTACTAACTTTATGGAAATTTGACTTTTTATCCCTACATGGataatgtgtttttattttctcaccCTCCCTCTGCAAGAGATGACGTGTCTATGGATATGAAGGATGATATACATgtaaatatatggaaaatcatagattattttattaaattatatttcaccCACCAATTGAACTTCTGCATTTGTCTTCTTCCTACAAGGTCATTTTTGCCCAATACCATCTCACCAAAAACACTATACGCACCCCCAAAATAAATTTCCGCACTCCAAAACTTACCCAGCAAGACAACTCGCACGCCTTCTCCAAAAGAGAGCAGGGCGTGCGAAGCAATTCCGGAGTGTATCTAGCAAAAATccaataatttgaatattttaaccaaaaagaaaaagaaaaaaatctaaGTTTCTGCCTTATAAAAAGAGCTTCAATTCTCCCAAACTCAACACACAGTTCCAACACCATCAACAATGGCTTCTCTTCTCACTCTCTTCCTTTCCCTCTCCGTCCTCCTCTCCGCAACAGCTCTGGCTTCCGATATGTCGATCGTGTCCTACGACGACGACCACTTGAGGTCTCTGCACGCGGCGTGGATGGCGAAGCACGGCAAAACCTACAACGCTCTCGGGGAGAGCGAGAGGCGGTTTGAGATCTTCAAGGACAACTTGCGCTACATCGATGAGCAGAACGCGCTGCCCAACCGGAGCTACAAGCTCGGCCCCAATCGGTTCGCCGATCTCACCAACGACGAGTACCGGAAGGCTCATCTCGGAACCAAACCCGACCCCAGCCGCCGCCTCTTCAGTGTGAAGAGCGATCGCTATGCGCCGAAGCTCGGCGACAGCTTGCCGGCCTCAATTGACTGGAGAGAGAAAGGCGCCGTCGTCGATGTCAAGGATCAAGGCAGCTGCGGTAacctccctctctctctctctcacacacacagtgttgttattttgttgCTTTGACTGATGAATTTAACTGAATCCTGATTTAGTATGTCGatctaattataaattttgagtaATTGCAGTTAGATTCTTTGAATTTCCTAATTTTACTCGGATTTGTGGCTTCTGTAAATTAGTAGTGGATCAGCTGCTGTATGTTCGTTAAGTTGCGGAGGTGATAATTTTCATCGAAGTTCCTAATCTGTTTCAATGGCGGTGGATAGATACATTGCGTGTGAACATGAATTTCcccaatttgttttttaaccTGGATAAATATctagaattttttatatttgtttacTAATTACTATGCGGCGGCTACCTACCATTGCCTTGCATACCTCGTGCGTGATAGAATTTATGTTGTGGACCAAACACCTTTAAAATTACCTTTTGATTTAgggaaaattatgaaaaagttGTTGACTAAATGTTGTTCCTTATGAATTATGATGGTCGATCAAGAAGAATGCCTAATGCTTGTTGAATTGGTTGGAATTGTGCAGGGAGTTGTTGGGCTTTCTCCACTATTGCTGCTGTGGAAGGAGTAAACGCCATTGTAACTGGCGATTTGATCTCACTTTCGGAGCAAGAACTGGTGGATTGTGATACCTCTTACAATCAAGGCTGCAATGGGGGTTTGATGGACTATGCATTCCAGTTCATTATCAAGAACGGCGGGATTGACTCCGAGAAGGACTACCCCTACACCGGCAGGGACGGGAGATGCGATCAGTACAGGGTTAGTTCCTCTCTAACTACTTTGATTGAGAGCAGTCTCTAACTACAGTTGTTGGTTCATTCATTGCAGAAAAACTCCAAGGTTGTGTCAATCGACAGCTACGAAGATGTTCCGGTAAACAATGAGGCCGCGCTGCAGAAGGCTGTCGTCAGCCAACCAATCGCCGTTGCCATCGAAGCCGGAGGGAGGGACTTCCAGCTTTACGAGTCTGTAAGTACACATGACATGAAATTATGTACTAGTATTAGTGAAGTGAAACACAAGAAATGCTGCTGATGCTCTGTTTTATCTTGCTTTCAGGGTATCTTCACAGGGTCATGTGGCTTGGCCTTGGACCATGGCGTGAACGTGGTCGGATACGGAAGCGAGAACGGGATGGACTACTGGATCGTGAGGAACTCGTGGGGCGGCGCGTGGGGGGAGAAAGGGTACCTGAGAATGCAGAGGAATGTGGCAGCGAAAGAAGGCCTGTGCGGGATCGCTGTGGAGCCATCTTACCCTGTCAAGAAGGGTCCCAACCCAGCTCCCACCCCGCCATCCCCACCTTCCCCGGTGGCGCCCCCCAGCGTCTGCAGCAAGTACTACGCTTGCCCTGCCAGCGAGACCTGCTGCTGCATCTTTCAGTTCGTGGGGATGTGCCTCGAGTGGGGCTGCTGCCCCCTCGAGGGTGCCTCGTGCTGCAAGGACCACAGCAGCTGCTGCCCACACGATTACCCTGTGTGCAACACCCGTGCCGGCACCTGCTCCATTGTGAGTCTCTTGCTGTGTTATTTctggtttttttatttttctataaagaGAGAACTGAAATTGGTTCTAAGCTTTAACTGACctagcaatataacacactCTGCTTTTGCTATGATACAGAGCGCCAACAGCCCGCTCGGGGTTAAGCCGATGCAGCGGATGCGTGCTAAGCCGATCGCGAGTTATGCTAGGGATGCCACCGCGGCAGTTAGCAGCTTCTGAAGGAGTTCCGACCGAGGACACGACGACGGAGAAGGTGTGATGGCAATGTCGTCGGCGACAGTGGATTTGCTGCAAGGTTAAAGCAGGGTCgtattttttatgtatgatTCTGGATATTTATGGCTTCTCAATTTGGACCCTACAAACTCATTTATCTTTACTTCCATCACACTATGTATATGTGTATGCTAATCAAATCAATAGAACTTTCATTCAGAAGGGAGTTTTCAATTTACAATTGATCTGAATGGccatttgaaaattgaatgcCAATCTATGTTACTCCCTCGGTTTCTCTTttactcttaatttatttcatcatcGATCTTAcgctcattttatttttcatactttattcttctttcatatactttttttaacacaatttttaaatttccgtgtccaaaagttttgatccggtacataaattaaagaaaatgtcATTCTCAATAACTGTCCGATTCTTTGAGGTGAAGTGCTCATgacatttcataattttaatcctttctattttatgttaattttaatttctctgtttttaaaatatacaaactggctaattataaaatactatttattatgtgtaTCAAATTGAATATGATAGGTATGAATCAAAGTGACGTTTGGtctcataaataaaatagtagtattcaaatataatttatgattaagttgtgagattattttaattggatgtggttgactatgactaattattatatgattattcatttaaaattgagttgtgagattcaatctcatgaaccaaacatacTAGTGATATTTAATCTTGATATACAATTTTACAAATTGAACAGTTTCTAGTATGTAATgatatttctaaaaaatataattgaaatgtttgaaaaataaagtgtacCCATGGTTAGGTGTGAATgagatttttatataatattctGTTTAATggtgtattaattaaaattacaaataatatgATGATGCTTAAATTGCATAGGTATAAATATTATCCTGatgacattttttatagtagtacaatattattaatattgttgtattaatattataaaaaattcagGGCATTTTTACCATGTACAGGTCAAATAGGAGTACCTATGGACTATGGAGTGGTAGAATCCAAAATATCCAATAATATCGTTTtggatatttaaattaagcccatgtaatcaaacaaataaagcGGAAAGTACCAAGAAAGTTCCAGCCGATGACGATATTTGAAACGTGATTTGTGATGTTCGAAGTTGAGCCGTTTGATTTCCCAAATGAATCCTTTTGGGATCTGAAATCATGCCACGAAATAAATAGCCACATAATCATTCAATTGACCCACAAAATCAGCAAGTGCAATTAATGTTCGTACTCTCCTTTtgtccacaaaaataattatacaattttattactttatcccttaaaaaaattaatttagttttttggaaatatttttgtcaaGATGGAgttcattttctattaataatattttcttttttctttttagataTCTCTTAGTACATTTTAAAGATCATATAGTTTCCCAATTCTCTAATTTAAAGGACAAAATCCAACACCATTTAGCAACATGCTTCCTGACTCATGTAATGCTCGCTTTTATTATGATCTTTTTATgttaagattttattttaaaaacgAGCCAATGATAGACTTTAAGTAAAATACCATCTTTGTTTTGATTGGTTGCGTTTAGATATATTTAATGCTTGAACTGTTGTTGGTTAATCGTGTGGTGAAAGTAGTCGACGAGCGTCGATGGAAAAATTGGGCGTTCGTTTACGAGTACTTGGAAAAACaccaaagtagtaaaataaaacacaacaatttaatcaatattctaaatcaaatatttgggCCTATTACTTTTATCTATCTTGTTCTAGTCCATTTCTCCTCATTCAATTGGGCTACTTTTATTGTAGCAATTTATTCCCTATTATTTTCCACTCAATTTTTATCAGTCAATTCTTGGTCAACGTCTCCTCCATTCAATAATACAAGAACACTTTGACcagacacaaattttaagagatatagtaaaaaatgagttgaaaaaaatcaatggAAAATGTGTCCTTATTAGGTTTCAAGTACCATTTGAATGACATATTAATGAAGATACAGTGAACCACTTTGCTCAAAAACTAGCTGAATGGGTAAAAATGTTTCaggaataataaaaattctctCTAACATGATTATATCATGTACTTCCTCCGTATgctattaggagtctcatttcttggcagcatagattttaaaaaatgttaataaaagtgggtgaaaaaagttagtggaatagaagtcttttttatatatattagtttaaatgaaatgtaagtgaaatgagttacTGGAGGGTGGAACCCTATTAACATTTATGCTAAAAGTGATCCGAGACTCCTATGATCCTACCTATGGacgtactaaaatgaaaaaaatggaacttctatttgcggacggagggagtactatttagaAACTAAATGATGctaaaaagaaattgttgaagaaCCGGATCCGGATAGATTAGATTAGATCCCTATTATCCATGAACATGAACCTAAAATGTAATTTCACTCAATATTAATGTTGTAATTTCACTCAATATTAATGTTATCCATTTTCACTCCactccaaaattagaaattgtTATAAATCTCCCACAACTCCAACTTGCCATGTGAAATtcagattttatatatttatttatttgccaTTCAACTATGAGAATAATGAAGTTGCAACAAATCAAAAGATCGtgatattgacattttttaatttgtaattctAATCTAAAAGTAAAACtcaaattgattaaattatactactgctattataaaatgtttagAAGTCAATACTAAAGCTAATGataatcttttttttactcttcAATTAGAGATTGAGAGtttgaatttcaataaaataaaagagaactgttggcaattgaaactggAAAAGTAACTTATAACTGTCCCACGTCGGTGTCaagagaaaattaaaactattaatgattttattttttttagaaaatagaaataaataaccACAAACCAATCAGTAATATAGCTTCAAAAGCAGCTGTAATATGAGTTTTCAGATAAATTTTCATTGACAGCTAAATCAATCGTATAATGCATAccaattagtactatataattatttgacttGTGCCAATACTTATGAATGTGCTCCCCATTATTTTCACATTACAATTGCAACTTGaagtttaaataattaatccaGGTCAACCTAATATAAACAATTTCGAAAAactaatttgaatttagtgaAGCTATTGATGTAGTGGTTGTGATTCAAAGTTTTCGGTTGAaatgaactataaaaatatttatacgtATAACCtttgtatttttcatgaatacgaaaaaaaaacactttaatttatactaattttttttcaagattttagttttctaaaaatggaaataaaaacaaattactaCAATAATTCACTTAAAAAACAAAGTCACGCAAATTATCCATGTCAATGGGATCTGTCGTGTTGCATAGCTTCATTGGACTTGGTCttgtaattataaattatagtagtaaataatcattttctaagaaatagttttattaataGTTCAGAAAGTCTTGTTTGCAATTTCGATTGCACATGCAGCTAATGTAATCCCAAATTAGAGAGGATGATTTCCCAGTTATAAAAGTAATGCGACTAATGTGACATTTTGAAGTCAACTTGTACACAACTAATCATCATAATCAAATTACATTACTTTCAACTCTCAACTTCAGCAACCATGGTCGGAGCACCGGTCTCTTACTCCGGCAATCAGCCTCCGCCTCCGCCCGCCGCCGGTATGTACCACCCACTATACCAAAccatctaaaataattaaactcgCGAAGTTtgaattaaactaaataattttaattaattactacaactactactactactgcTTGCAATTCATTCCTTGCTTTCTTTATAGCCACTAATCCGGCCATGAATCCCGACGCGGCGGCCAAATACGCGCCTCAGCCGTACGCCAACCCAAGCGCGCCCATCTCGTCGCTCCTCCTCCCCTACTCCGGCCAAACGCCGCCGTACGGTGCGGCACCCGCGCCTCCGCCGACGTCGGCGCCAATCGATACGAGCCAACTCTATCCCCCCAATCCGGTTCCTTTCCCGCCaacttcttcctcttcttatCCGGCTCCCGCTCAGCCGCCGACGCCTTTCCCGCCAACTTCTTCTCAGCCGCCGCCTCCTTTCCCGCCATTCTCGACTCTTCCAAACAATAATGCTTATTCGCAGAATCCATCCGCACCTTTCCCTCCCTTCACCGCGCCGCCGGCTTATCTTTCTTCGCAGCCCCCGCAACAACCAAACTATCCACCACAGCCGAATAACCTTCCGCCTCCCTATCCAGGTAAATGCCAAAACACGACTTTTATTGGCTCCCtcttacttatttattttgttttatatatttagtttaattttagtatattacaatattatcataattaattttttatattacataaaaaaacaatttatcaattttctaaataattttaaaaattaaatataagaacaaattaatctttaatattttgtaaaattgaacaaatcaatcaaaatgttACAGTATAATTGTATTAGAAGCAATGTAATGGTAATctaaaacaaactaatttGATGGTCATAGAggtttcaaaataaaaaaattactaaatcacagacaattttttggaaaagttgcataaattaattataagtaaCCCATTGTATTGTTGTATTAGCTagattttctaaataaaaatttcagttttgaatGATTATCCTAGGTGGATTGATAAAAATCATtcatttactaaaatatttccaataatttgtgttgaagctaatgatatactactaatgttatgaaattaattatgcaGGTGGAAACTATGCCCCTCCTCCTTATAATCCACAGGCTGCGCCGCCTCCCCCTGGCGGTGCCTATGGTGTGCCTCCGTCCAACGGTGGTGCCTATCCGCCCCAGTATTAATTTGCGAGCACCACGAAAAATTGATTATGAGTTTGAATACAAACTTaagaaaatttgattttattactccattaagAAGTTTGTGTGACAATGCTTATTATTCCTCTTCAGcaagttttataattaaatcgTATTTTGTGGAAGGATTTTGTGCTTCTTCGAATGATTTCAGCTTTAGTATGGGTTGGGTTGAAATTCCtttgaaaaacataaatttaaaaattccaaCAGTAAACTACTTTTATACCAGTactatatattactccatgattaaatttctttttaataagtGGTAATTATAACTGTTAACTTTCACAACAAATTAATGTTCTACATTCTTTTGCATCAATCAATACATTTAAATCAGACAATAGCCCACACAGCtataataacaaaaagaaaatgataaatttttcaaaaaattataaagtttgatcatattctgatttttgtaattttaaaaataaaatcaaataactataaatttgaatttattaccATTATCTcgtaacaaaaaaattaaatgaaattgtaTGATATAGAtgccaaaaaattatatttagacgccactatcaataaattaaattacatcgtctattcataaataaaacagGGGCGTAGCCACCTTAAGGGGATATGGAGCATTTGCCCCTCTTCGTCCACtcatttctttatatatttatacatgaaTTTTTGATTATATACTTCAACCACACTAAATGTCCCTTCTCaaaagatataaatttttcctctgtattatatttttgcccCTTCTCCAATAAAATCTTAGCTCTGCCcctgaaataaaataacatcatcaaTATTACTTATACATTGAATTCTTTGTTTTTGGTACATAAATGCGCCAGCGCCCGAAAAGAGAAACTAACGAATATAATAAACACCTAATCTAGCATGAAGCAACCAACTACCAATACCCACTGGTGGATTTTCTAGAACATGAACTCCTCTAGAAAAGCTATATGCATAGTGCGACAAAAAATCAGCTGCAAAGTTACCTTCTCTGTGCACATGACGAACCACAACAGACTCAAAGTTCCGGAGTAGTTCTCGTACCTTGTGTATAATGGAGCGACAATTGACAGAGATCTCAAAATTTCCTAGAATCATAGCGACTCGGACAAGGCTATCACTCTCCACTTCTAGCTTCCTAATTCCTCGAGACTTAGCCAACTGTAAACCATAGAATAAGCACCAAACTTTAGCTGTCAAAATGGAGCACACTCCGATGTTGACAACAAACCCAAACTTCCATGTTCCAAGCTCATCACGAAATAAACCTCCCCCAAATGCTTTCCCCGACTCTCCTCCAAGAGAGGCATCTGTATTCATTTTAAGAGTATCACTTAAAGGAGGTCTCCAGCATATCAACATAGGCGATCGCGAGGCTCCCATCCTTACACCTTCTGTCGAGTGAGTCTCCTCTATATACTGAGCCATACTAACAATCTGTCTCATAATCACTTCTGGGcatactttttcctctttgaaaACAAAACCACATCGTTTTTTCCCAGATATACCAACAACCAACGCCAAATAACGTACACCACTTAAGACCATTACCCATCACTCTTTTGGAGCTGATATTCAGAATCACCCAGTCAGTCAAGCTTAAGGACTCGTCGAAAAAAATCAAGCGTCGTACCATGCCTTACCAAGCCAGACCATGTTCGCATCGCTTCAGAACAATCACGCAACATATGATGGCCACTCTCAGATATATAACCACACATACCACAAGAACCTGACGAAGAAAGCTGCCATCTGGCCCTTTCCTCATTAATCAATACACCATTATTCAGAAGAAGCTAGAAAAATAACTTGATTCGTTGTGGCCCATACCATTTCCAGATTCGCCACCATGGTATAAAATTTGGCGATCTCTGCCCCGTCACCAACTCCTCATAGGCTGATTTGATAGAGAACTTACCTGATGACGAGGGGCCCCAAAAAGCTTCGTCCTCTCCATGCGACTCCCCTGGAGGCATGATAGCTTCTATGAGATGAACAACATCTTGTGGCAATAAGTGTTGGAATTTTGACCAATCCCATTCTAGGCCTTGAACAAAAAAATCCAGAGTCTTGTATAGTAAATGGTCGGGAATGAGATGTGTAGCTACCTCAGCTAGTGAGCCATCCAGCGTTGGCACCCAGCGATGATTCCAGAATTGCACACTCTTACCCGTCCCAAAATCCTAGTCCGCCATCTTCTTTAGGGCGAGTAATTTTACTCCAAGCCACCTTACTTAGGCGTTGCTTCTCGAGTGTACTCCCCCACACAAAGCCTCCAATAGTCTTCCCCATGTCTTAACACGTGCTCAGTGCAACATTAGATGTCTGCATTGCATATAGTGGCATCGTATTTAATACCGCTTGGGCCAAGGTGACTCTTCCTGCAAAAGAGATTTGCGACGTATTCCAAAGTGCTATCTTCCTCTTCATTTTCTCCAAAACATAGGCATATGTAACTTTACTCGTCTTCTAATGCAAAAGTGGCAACAACCTAGGTTGTCCACCGCTCGCACGCCTAAAACATTAGTAATCTGTTTTCTCGTTTTTGGAGAAGTGTAAGGTAGTTTTTGAAATACTGACCTTCATGCCAGAGCTTGCACAAAAATCTTCCAAAGTATTAGAGAATGCTTCAGCAGTTTTGACATTTGCTTGTCCAAAAAGAAGAAGGTCATCAGCGAAAAAAGGGTGTGTCAAATGTGGCCCATTCTTACAAATTTCCCACTCTCCAACTCGAACCGATTGCTCGATACCATGAGCTAACCACTCTATGCACAACACAAACAAAGTAGGAGATAGTGGACACCCTTGCCGCAATCCTCTACAAGGTTGGAAACAATCAGTCAAAGCCCCATTCCATAACACGTGCATTCAGCTAGTCGAGACACACCTCATGATCACATCAATGAGGCCGGGTGGCAGCCTTGCTTCATTTAAAGTACTCCATCAAATAAAAATGCCCAACTCAAGTGattatatttccttttttaacacgTGGtcattaaattacataattgtCAATACAGCAACTCATTAACGTTCTACATTCATTTACATTTAATCAATGCACTCAAATCAAGTAATAGGTCCCATAACTACAAtctaaacaaataaagaaaataacatattATGAAAAGATCATGAGGTTCcatgaaatttgatatgttTCGTAATCTTCAGAATCAGTCcaaaaactataaattttgaatttatcttTTGCTATTTCACcgcaaaaaaatttagaaaaaaatatatcagatataaaaatcgaaaaaatcatatatagaCATAATTGTctactatattaattaaatgatatcatctatacataaataaaaacaacatcaATACTTTGaaaacatatactccattGAATTCCTTTGGAAAAAGggaaactttaaaaaattatactccattaaatgATATCAGAGtaaactatttatatatagaaatgagtAAACTTCTTTTTGAATAAGTGATCATTGATGTTCGATATTCTTCTGTATTAatcaatacataaaaattactGTAGTTTCCCACACCACTATAATCAAAACATAAAGGAAATGGCAAATTGCcatcaatatattaaaattagttaatagCCCACACCACTATCTATAATCagaataaaaaagagagaacaaattgccataaaaaaaaaacacaaaatttggtcaaattttagtacaatatttgacaatttcaCAAAAAGAAACTTGGAAAATTCTAATAATAAACTGTTTGTatataaatgatttaatttgttgtgtaATAAGTGGCGTAAAATTGCTACATTAATTGAGTTGATAGGATGATAGGTTCCACTACTAAATTTGGATGCACACGACACGATACAATTCCAGCTCCAGTGTCAACTTGAAGGAGTTTGATACACAAagataaatagaaattaagGAGAAATGGTAGAGATGAAGTTTGGCGGAATGGATTTCAGGTGCGCGTTGAGTTCCTTTCCAGAAAAAGATTGTGTGCTTCCGTTGATATCTAAGTTACTGGGTTACTTCCTCGTTGCCGCTTCCACCACCGTTAAACTCCCCCAAGTAAATATTCCAGTTTCTTATTAATGTAGTTCAACAAATTCAGATAATTAATGGCTTTAATGTTTGATGAGTTTCTCATTaagccttttttttatttatggaaattgaATGTTTGATTTGACCTACATATGAAAAATGATTTGTGGATTTTACTTTTCAGATTATGAAAATTGTAGAAAACAGTAGTGTGAAGGGGCTTAGTGTGGTGGGTTTTGAACTTGATGTTGTTGGCTACACAATTGCTCTGGCATACTGTCTTCACAAAGGCCTTCCTTTTTCAGCTTATGGAGAGCTTGCCTTCTTATTGATTCAaggtatatat harbors:
- the LOC125224512 gene encoding extensin-like encodes the protein MVGAPVSYSGNQPPPPPAAATNPAMNPDAAAKYAPQPYANPSAPISSLLLPYSGQTPPYGAAPAPPPTSAPIDTSQLYPPNPVPFPPTSSSSYPAPAQPPTPFPPTSSQPPPPFPPFSTLPNNNAYSQNPSAPFPPFTAPPAYLSSQPPQQPNYPPQPNNLPPPYPGGNYAPPPYNPQAAPPPPGGAYGVPPSNGGAYPPQY
- the LOC125222345 gene encoding low-temperature-induced cysteine proteinase-like, whose amino-acid sequence is MASLLTLFLSLSVLLSATALASDMSIVSYDDDHLRSLHAAWMAKHGKTYNALGESERRFEIFKDNLRYIDEQNALPNRSYKLGPNRFADLTNDEYRKAHLGTKPDPSRRLFSVKSDRYAPKLGDSLPASIDWREKGAVVDVKDQGSCGSCWAFSTIAAVEGVNAIVTGDLISLSEQELVDCDTSYNQGCNGGLMDYAFQFIIKNGGIDSEKDYPYTGRDGRCDQYRKNSKVVSIDSYEDVPVNNEAALQKAVVSQPIAVAIEAGGRDFQLYESGIFTGSCGLALDHGVNVVGYGSENGMDYWIVRNSWGGAWGEKGYLRMQRNVAAKEGLCGIAVEPSYPVKKGPNPAPTPPSPPSPVAPPSVCSKYYACPASETCCCIFQFVGMCLEWGCCPLEGASCCKDHSSCCPHDYPVCNTRAGTCSISANSPLGVKPMQRMRAKPIASYARDATAAVSSF